A window of Miscanthus floridulus cultivar M001 chromosome 12, ASM1932011v1, whole genome shotgun sequence genomic DNA:
GAGCATACAGAGGCTAAATCGGCACTTACTGAAGTAGCTGGAGGTACCTGCATCTTGAGCTGGGACGCATGAACGACAGGATGGATTTTAGAGCCTACAGGTAAGTCCAGCTTGTATGCAACTTGCCCCACTCGCTGTAATATCTTGAACGGGTCATAGAATCTGAATGACAATTTGTGATCGGATCTGCTGGCAACCAATGACTGAACAAACGGCTGAAGCTTTAGGAACACAGAATCACCCACTTTGAACTCCCGCTCAGTTCTGTGCTTGTCAGCCTGCAATTTCATTCGCTGTTGTGCTCTCAACAACTGCTGCTTGATCAGCTGAGAAAGGAGTTCCCGATCAGTGAGCCACTGTTCCAAATCCGGCACACTACATAGCTGAAGATTTGCCACACCCAGTTGTCTAGGGGTATATCCATATAATACTTCAAAGGGTGACTTGCCAAGGGCTGAATAGATAGAGGTATTATACCAGAACTCCGCAACAGAGATCCACTTACTCCATTGCCGAGGACAGGAGTGAACTGTGCATCAAAGGAACCCTTCAACACATTGATTCAGACGTTCAGTTTGACCATCTGTCTACGGATGGTAGGAAGAGCTCATCATTAACTTGGTATCTGACAGTTTGAACAGTTGTTGCCAAACTGCACTAGTGAACACAGGGTCTCTATCCGATATAATTGTTTTGGGCAGACCATGAAGCTTGTACACATTGTTCATAAAGATCTGAGCAATATGCAAGGCAGTGTAGGGGTGCTTGATGGGGATGAAGTGGCCATATTTTGTAAATTTGTCAATGACCACTAATAAGGCATTGTACTGATCAGACTGGGGCAATCCCTCTACAAAGTCAAGGCTGACAATTTCCCATGCCTGTTGAGGTATTGGCAATGGCTGTAACAGTCCAGGGGTTTTGATTCTTTCAGTTTTCACTTGCTGGCATATTTGACACTGTCTGACAAAATCTTGAACTATTTGCTTCAAATTTGGCCAAGAAAATAATTGTCTCACTCTAGCATAAGTAGCACTGATCCCTGAGTGGCCTCCCACACCACTGTCATCGAGAGCAATTAATATGTGATTTTGAGCTGTGctattgtttctaacccaaaTCCTGCCTTTATATCTCAGTACCCCATTTTGCAATGTATAATCTAGGTGACTATCAGGAACAATAGCTAACTCCCTCACTAACTGTTTGGCTTGCTCATCATCTTCATAGCCTTCCTTGAGCTTTTGCACCCAGATTGGAATGCATTCAGAGACAGCTTGGATCTCATCCTCGTGGTTTACTCTGGACAGAGCATCAGCAGCAACATTGTTGGTACCCTTCTTATATTGAATAGTGTATTGCAGGTCCATCAACTTAATCATTGCTTTCTGTTGCAGTTTAGTTGCCAATCTTTGTTCAGTAAGGTGATGCAGACTCTTATGATCCGTCCTGATGATGAAGGGCTGATGTTGAAGATAGGGTCTCCATTTATCAATTGCAAGCAGTATAGCCATACATTCTTTCTCATACACTGATAATGCCTGATTTCTTGGACCCAAGGCTTTGCTAAAATAAGCTATAGGATGTTGCTCCTGCATGAGTACTGCTCCAATGTCAAGGTCACTAGCATCTGTTTCAACAACAAATTGTTTGGAGAAGTCTGGGACTGCCAACACAGGAGCTGTAATCAACTGGTGCTTGAGTGTCCTGAAAGCCTCATCAGTTGTTGTTGTCCAAGTGAACTGTACATTTTTCTTCCGAAGGTCAGTGAGTGGCCTGCTTATTATCCCATAGTTCTTGATGAATTTTCTGTAATAACCAGTGAGCCCCAAAACCCCCCTCAACTGCTTAACTATTTTTGGAGTTAGCCAAATGCTCACTGCTTGAATCTTAGACTGATCAGTTGCCACACCCTCTACAGATATTACATGTCCCAAGTATTTCACAGTGTTGGTggctgtcggtgttttcggaccaccgacgagtaaatttgtatttgcgcgtctggctcggatggtgtgctcggaggacacaagggtttatactagtttgggcggaacgtccctacgtctagtttgctgttgctcgtgttaccggcacttggtttgaagtaggggttacaaacgggcgaaaGAGGgtaaggatcccaagtctctggtggaaggagtgaacggatgctgagagctcgatcgctgttCAACCCTatgttcgtgtcgtgctcttatgtttttatctcgtggttcggtcCCGTGAAGATCTGGATTCCcttttcatggggcgccctgcttccccttttataggtgaagggaaagcgcgggttacaacggagaaaaaggagaagaacgagagtgagcagaaggcttctaggatcgccgggtccttctactccttcatgcgggtctcgcCGATCCTGTAGATATCGATAaggacggctccacgtcgcgaccctgttcgtcactggcgccatgcacaggcgtcatctgccagtcatggcgttccattccgtcctagcggacgtcgtggtgaactgacatgcctgtcagtgttcgtacgagggttaggtagaacagcaccggcacgctcgatgttgttcttgatgtgaatcctcgggTATGGCCCATTATGAccgcgggttacatcgaggcgtgccagtctcttccctggtgtcagggttttgacccaggcccatacgcttggacctggagtggttggcggcggtatggatcCCCGTCGAACGAGACGGAactcgcacccgaggggtcgggtgagacggagctcgcacccgaggggtcgggcgaaacagagcccgcacccaagggatcgggcgagacgggacacggacccaaggggtcaggcgagaggAAGCCTGTGGCCTAGGAGtctagcgagacggagcccgcggcctaggggtcggacgagacggagcccgtggcctcgaggtcgggcgagacggagcccgtggccttgggtgaGACACCTgtagcctcgaggtcgggcaagacggcgcccgcggcctcgaggtcgggcaagacggagcccgcggccttgggcgagacccctGCGGCCTTAGGGTCGGACGAGACTTTTTAATTCGGCTTGCCCCATCCggagaagtcagcgtgggcgttaacttccttgctttgggtatccctaatatcgatacccgacagtgaCAAATGAGCATTTAGATTTCTTAATCAAAAACTGGTGTTGCTTCAGTATTTCAAACACCTTCTTAAGCAAGGCTACATGCTCATCTAGAGACTTGGATTATATGAGAATATCATCCATGAATACAAGAACCCCCTTCCTCACTAATTCAGCAAAGATGACATTCATAAAACTCTAGAAGGTTGTTGGTGCATTAGTGAGCCCAAAGGGCATCACCAAAAACTCAAATAGCCCATTATGTGTCCTGAATGCAGTTTTGTAGTCCTCACCAGCAGCCATACATATTTGGTGATAACCAGATCTGAAGTCCAGTTTGGTAAACCATTTAGAGCTAGCCAACTCATCTAGCAGTTCATCTACTACAGGCATTGGATGTTTGTGTTTGACAGTGATTGCATTATGTGTCGGCACAAAAAC
This region includes:
- the LOC136496090 gene encoding uncharacterized protein codes for the protein MDLQYTIQYKKGTNNVAADALSRVNHEDEIQAVSECIPIWVQKLKEGYEDDEQAKQLVRELAIVPDSHLDYTLQNGAWEIVSLDFVEGLPQSDQYNALLVVIDKFTKYGHFIPIKHPYTALHIAQIFMNNVYKLHGLPKTIISDRDPVFTSAGSFDAQFTPVLGNGVSGSLLRSSGIIPLSIQPLLIKQQLLRAQQRMKLQADKHRTEREFKVGDSVFLKLQPFVQSLVASRSDHKLSFRFYDPFKILQRVGQVAYKLDLPVGSKIHPVVHASQLKMQVPPATSVSADLASVCSDPTQAGLPQKVLERCSILRGAKTVPRLLIQWDGFPS